The Pseudomonas sp. LFM046 region TTGCCAGCTCCAAGGCCAAGTCGGTCTTCCCGGCAGCCGTGGGGCCCATGAGAAAGATGGCGGGGGGAAGTCGGGACATTGTCGAACTCGAATGACGGGCTTGGAAACTGAATGAAAAGCACCAGCGCCAGGCAGCCTCAGGCCACCAGCGCTTTTGTCAGCTGCTCTATTACCGTCCCCGCAGGAACAGCTTGTCCAGGTCATCCATGCCCAGCTGGGTCCAGGTCGGACGCCCATGGTTGCATTGGCCGCTGCGCTCGGTGTGCTCCATGTCGCGCAGCAGGGCGTTCATTTCCGGCTGAGTGAGCCGGCGATTGGCGCGCACTGCACCATGGCAGGCCATGGTGCCCAGCAATTCGTTCAGGTGGGCCTGGATACGATCGCTGGTGCCGTACTCCAGCAGGTCGGAGAGCACGTCACGCACCAGTTGCGAGGCCTCCGCCTGCTTCAGCAAGGCGGGAATCTGGCGGATGGCCAGAGTTTCCGGGCCGAGACGCTGCAGCTCGAAGCCCAAGCGACGGAACCACTCACCATGCTCCTCGGCGCAATCGGCCTCGCGCTGGCTGACGGCAATGGACTCCGGTACCAGCAACGGCTGACCCTTGAGACCTTCACTGGCCATCGCCAGTTTCAGGCGCTCGTAGGTGATGCGTTCATGGGCCGCGTGCATGTCCACCAGCACCAGGCCCTGGGCGTTTTCAGCCAGGATATAGATGCCCTTGAGCTGGGCCAGCGCGTAACCGAGGGGCGGCACATCGCCCTGGGATTCAGGCAGCGCAGCAGGCGCACTGGCTCCGGGCAACGGCGCGAAGAACTCGCGATAGGCACCCTGGGCTTCGGCAATCGGCACGACAGGCTGCGGACGGGGGGCCTGGTAGCCGCCGGACGACGGGCGCAACACAGGTTCGGCCGCTGGCTGCTCCAGCACATTGGCGGCCAGACTCATCTCCCCTTGGGGGCCGAACTCGCCGGCGGCGAGGCCGGTCGGACGCACGACCGCGTCAGTGGCAGCCGGCGCGGCCAACTGGTCCTCGGGGCGCACTTCGCCCAGGGCGCGATGCAGCGTCCCATAGAGGAAGTCGTGGACCATGCGGCTATCGCGGAAGCGCACTTCGTGCTTGGTGGGGTGCACGTTGACGTCCACCACTGCCGGGTCCACCTCGAAAAACAGCACAAAGGTGGGATGACGGCCGTTGTAGAGCACGTCGCGGTAAGCCTGGCGCACGGCGTGGGCTACCAGCTTGTCACGCACCATGCGGCCGTTGACATAGAAGTACTGCAGATCCGCCTGGCTGCGGGAGAAGGTAGGAAGGCCGACCCAACCCCAGAGATGCAGGCCATTGCGCTCCACCTCGATAGGCAGCGCCTGCTCCAGGAAAGCCGGACCGCACACGGTAGCGACGCGGCGGGCGCGGGCGATCGCGTCCTGAGCTTCATGCAAGGCGAAAATGGTCTTGCCGTTGTGCCGCAGATGGAAGGCCACATCGAAGCGGGCCAGGGCCAGGCGCTTGATGACTTCCTGCAGGTGATCGAACTCGGTTTTCTCCGCCCGCAGGAACTTGCGTCGCGCCGGGGTATTGAAGAAGAGGTCGCGTACTTCAACCGAGGTGCCCACGGGATGGGCGGCCGGCTGAACCCGAGCCTCCATGTCGCGGCCTTCGGTTTCCACCTGCCAGGCCTGGTCGGCGTCGGCGGTGCGCGAAGTCATGGTCAGGCGTGCCACGGAGCTGATGGAGGCCAGGGCCTCGCCCCGGAAGCCCAGGCTCATGACCCGCTCCAGGTCTTCAAGGTCGCGGATCTTGCTGGTGGCATGGCGAGCCAGCGCCAGAGGCAGGTCGTCGGCCGGGATGCCACCACCGTCGTCGCGCACCCGCAGCAGTTTGATCCCGCCCTGCTCCACCTCGACGTCGATGCGCCGGGCGCCGGCGTCGAGACTGTTCTCCAGCAACTCCTTGATGACGGAGGCGGGACGCTCGACCACCTCGCCCGCGGCGATCTGGTTCGCCAGCCGCGGACTCAGCAGCTGGATGCGGGGCAGTGTGCTCATGGCTGAGCCGCCAGGGTCGCGGCTGGGATGTTGAGCGTCTGGCCGACCTTGATGTTGTCGCTGCTCAGCGAGTTGGCCTTGCGCAGGGCCGACGTGCTTACCTCATAGCGCTGGGCGATCAGGGCCAGGCTTTCGCCGGAAGTGACCACATGCTCACGCGGGCCAATGGCGATCTTGCCCTGGTCACGCAGCCAGGCGATGTAGGTGCCGGGCGGCGGATTCTGCTGGAAGAATTGCTTGACGCCGGTCTTGATGGAACGGGCCAGGGCCTGCTGGTGACCCGGACTCGCCAGTTTCTGGGATTCGTTGTGGTTGGAGATGAAGCCAGTCTCCACCAGGATGGAGGGAATGTCCGGCGACTTCAGCACCATGAAGCCCGCCTGCTCCACCCGGCGCTTGTGCAGCGAGGTGACCTTGCCGACGTTGGACAGCACCTTCTGCCCCACATTGAGGCTGGAGGACATGGTCGCGGTCATCGACAGATCCAGCAGTACACCGGCCAGCATGCGGTCCTTGTCATCCAGGCTGACACTGCCATCACCGCCGATCAGGTCGGAGCGGTTTTCGTTGTCAGCCAGCCAGCGCGCGGTTTCCGAAGTGGCACCACGGTCCGACAAGGCGAACACCGAGGCACCGAAGGCGCTGCGGCTGGGCGCGGCGTCGGCGTGAATGGATACGAAGAGATCGGCGCCCTTCTTGCGAGCGATCTCGGTACGCTTGCGCAGCGGGATGAAATAGTCGCCGGTGCGCACCAGCTCGCCACGGAAGCCTTTTTCCTGGCTGATCTGACGCTGAAGCTCCTTGGCAATGGCCAGGGTCACGTTCTTCTCATGCTGGCCCTTTGGCCCGAGGGCGCCCGGGTCCTCGCCGCCGTGGCCGGCGTCGATGGCGACCACGATGTCGCGCTTGCCGCCCGGAACCGGCGGCAGTTTGCTGGGGGCGGGTTGGGTAGGAGTCACCGGAGGCTGGGGCGTGCTTGGCGCGCTGGCCACTTGGGGTGCGCTGGCCTCGGCAGCAGCGGCGTCCTGGTCAAACAGGTCCACGACCAGGCGGTTGCCGTACTGCTGATTGGGCGCCAGGGTGAAGCTCTTGGGCGTCACGGTGGCGGAAACGTCGATCACCACCCGCACGTCGGTCGGCGTGCGTTGGGCGGAGCGAACGGCTGTGATCGGCGTATTGCTGAGAGACAGCTGCTCCAGCTTGGTCGCCAGCTGGGCCCCATTGATGTCGATGACGATGCGGTTGGGCGCGGTCAGGGTAAAGACCGAATGCTGCACCGGACCGGACAGATCAAAGACCAGACGGGTATTGTCAGGTGCGCGCCAAAGCCGCACT contains the following coding sequences:
- the mutL gene encoding DNA mismatch repair endonuclease MutL; the protein is MSTLPRIQLLSPRLANQIAAGEVVERPASVIKELLENSLDAGARRIDVEVEQGGIKLLRVRDDGGGIPADDLPLALARHATSKIRDLEDLERVMSLGFRGEALASISSVARLTMTSRTADADQAWQVETEGRDMEARVQPAAHPVGTSVEVRDLFFNTPARRKFLRAEKTEFDHLQEVIKRLALARFDVAFHLRHNGKTIFALHEAQDAIARARRVATVCGPAFLEQALPIEVERNGLHLWGWVGLPTFSRSQADLQYFYVNGRMVRDKLVAHAVRQAYRDVLYNGRHPTFVLFFEVDPAVVDVNVHPTKHEVRFRDSRMVHDFLYGTLHRALGEVRPEDQLAAPAATDAVVRPTGLAAGEFGPQGEMSLAANVLEQPAAEPVLRPSSGGYQAPRPQPVVPIAEAQGAYREFFAPLPGASAPAALPESQGDVPPLGYALAQLKGIYILAENAQGLVLVDMHAAHERITYERLKLAMASEGLKGQPLLVPESIAVSQREADCAEEHGEWFRRLGFELQRLGPETLAIRQIPALLKQAEASQLVRDVLSDLLEYGTSDRIQAHLNELLGTMACHGAVRANRRLTQPEMNALLRDMEHTERSGQCNHGRPTWTQLGMDDLDKLFLRGR
- a CDS encoding N-acetylmuramoyl-L-alanine amidase, coding for MGWGMRSRALFAGIGVLLAAFAADVLAAAEVRGVRLWRAPDNTRLVFDLSGPVQHSVFTLTAPNRIVIDINGAQLATKLEQLSLSNTPITAVRSAQRTPTDVRVVIDVSATVTPKSFTLAPNQQYGNRLVVDLFDQDAAAAEASAPQVASAPSTPQPPVTPTQPAPSKLPPVPGGKRDIVVAIDAGHGGEDPGALGPKGQHEKNVTLAIAKELQRQISQEKGFRGELVRTGDYFIPLRKRTEIARKKGADLFVSIHADAAPSRSAFGASVFALSDRGATSETARWLADNENRSDLIGGDGSVSLDDKDRMLAGVLLDLSMTATMSSSLNVGQKVLSNVGKVTSLHKRRVEQAGFMVLKSPDIPSILVETGFISNHNESQKLASPGHQQALARSIKTGVKQFFQQNPPPGTYIAWLRDQGKIAIGPREHVVTSGESLALIAQRYEVSTSALRKANSLSSDNIKVGQTLNIPAATLAAQP